The DNA sequence AGACCATCGGCATCGTGGTGGCGCTGGCCAACCCGACCGACGCGGGCACCTTCATCGGCGTCGGCTTCGCCGTGCCGATCGGCGTCGCCGTGGCCGGCGGCAGCCGCCCGCCCCTGCTCTAGCACGCACCCCCGAACCCCCGATGAGGACGGAACCACACATGAACGCTGCCGCCCCCGGCCCGACCACCGTCGAGCAGGTGCTCTACGAGGTCAAGAAGGTCATCGTCGGGCAGGACCTGCTGCTGGAGCGGCTGCTGGTCGCGCTGCTGGCGCGCGGGCACATCCTGGTCGAGGGCGTGCCCGGCCTGGCCAAGACGCTGGCGGTCAAGTCGCTGGCCGAGGCGGTCGGCGGGCAGTTCCAGCGGGTGCAGTTCACCCCCGACCTGGTCCCGGCCGACATCGTCGGCACCCGGATCTACCACCAGCACAGCGGCGATTTCCAGGTGTCGCTCGGGCCGGTCTTCACCAACCTGCTGCTGGCCGACGAGATCAACCGGGCCCCGGCGAAGGTGCAGAGCGCGCTGCTGGAGGTGATGCAGGAGCACCAGGTCACCATCGGGCGCGAGACGCACCGGGTGCCCGAGCCGTTCCTGGTGCTGGCCACCCAGAACCCGATCGAGTCCGACGGGACGTATCCGCTGCCCGAGGCACAGGTCGACCGGTTCATGATGAAGATCATCGTCGGGTACCCGAACCCGACCGAGGAGTTCGTCATCGTCGAGCGGGCCCTGGGCGCCACCGCCGCGATCCAGGCCATCACCGGCCCCGAGCAGCTCATCGCACTCCAGCAGCAGGCCGACCGCGTCTACATCGACCCGTCGCTGATCGAATACGCCGTCCGGCTCACCAACGCCACCCGGGAACCGGCCCTGGTCGGCCTCGGCGACCTGGCCCGCTACGTCACGTTCGGGGCCAGCCCGCGCGCCTCGATCAACCTGGTGCTGGCCGCCCGCGCGCTGGCGTTCATCCGGGGCCGCGACTACGCCCTGGCGCAGGACCTGCTCGACCTGGCCCCGGACGTGCTGCGCCACCGGCTGATCCTGTCCTACGAGGCGCTGGCCGACGAGGTGAGCGCCGACTGGCTGCTCGACCGGATCCTGGCCGCGCTGCCGCAGCCGGTGCTCGCACTCCAGGGCCGCTGACCGTGGGCGGGGCAACCATCGGCGCCGGGCCGCCCGGCGCCTCCGACCGGCTGCTGCGGCGCCTGGAGTGGCAGGTGCTGCGCCGCCTCGACGGGCGGGTGCAGGGCGCCCACCGCACCCTGTGGCGCGGCGTCGGCATCGACGTCGCCGACCTGCGCGAATACACCCCGGAAGACGACGTACGGCACATCGACTGGAACGTCACCGCGCGGCTGGACGAGCCGTACGTGCGCCGCTACACCGAGGACCGGGACCTCACCGCGTGGCTGGTGCTGGACCGGTCGGCGTCGATGCGCGTCGGCGCCGCCGAGCACGGCAAGGACACCGTGCTGCGGGACCTGGCGGTCTGCCTGGCGCGGCTGTTCACCGGGCAGGGCAACCCGGTCGGGGCGGTGCTGTTCGACAACGCCTCCCAGCGGATCATCCCGCCGCGCACGGGCCGTACTCAGGCGCTGCGGCTGGCTCACGAGATCGGCCGCGCCGCGCCGCCGCCCGGCGCCACCACCGACCTGGCCGCGATGCTGCGCCTGGCCGCCACCACCGCCCGGCGCCGCAGCCTGGTGCTGGTGCTGTCGGACTTCATCGGCGACCCGGGCTGGGAGCGGGCCCTGGCGATGCTGGCGCACCGGCACGAGGTCGTCGCGGTGCGCATCGTCGACCCGGCCGAGCTGGAACTGCCCGACCTCGGGCTGGTGCTGGTCGAGGACGCCGAGACCGGCGAGCAGCTGATGCTGGACACCGGCGACCCGCTGCTGCGGCAGCGCTTCGCCGAGCAGGCCCAGGCCCGCGAGTCCGGTCTGGACGCGGCGCTGCGGCGCGGCACGGCCGCCGCCCACCGGGTCACCACCGACGAGGACCTGGTCACAGCCTTGATCGACATGGTATGGCGAACGAAGCGCAGGCGCCGATGACCATCATGTACCCGCTGCTGGCCGTAGCCGCCGCGCTGCTCACCGCGGCAGCCATGGTCGCCTACGTCCACGTCCAGCGCCGCCGCGCCGCCGCCCGCCGCACCGGCGGCTACGGCCTGGCCGCCCCCGGCCGCCGCGCGGGGCTGCGCCGCCACCTGCCGTACGCCCTGTTCCTGGCCGCGCTGCCGCTGCTGCTGACCGCGCTGGCCCGGCCCAGCGCCGAGCTGCCGATCCCGCACCTGTCCAGCACGGTCGTGCTCGTCCTCGACGTGTCCAACAGCATGGCCGCCACCGACGTCACCCCGTCGCGGCTGGCCGCCGCCCAGGCTGCCGCCACCGACTTCGTGCAGGCCCAGCCCGACACCGTCGACGTCGGCGTGGTCATCTTCGGCCAGGGCGGCCTCATCACGCTGCCGCCCAGCGACCGCCACGACGCCGCCGTGTACGCCATCTCCCGGCTCACCACCAGCGGCGGCACCTCGCTGACCCAGGCGATCCTGACCGCGCTCGGCGCGATCGTCGGCCGCCCGGTGGCGCTGCCGCCGCCCGACACGGCCGCACCCGACCTCGGCTACTGGGGCTCGGCCACGATCGTGCTGTTCTCCGACGGCCAGGACACCCCCGGGCCCGGCACCGACGTCGCGTCCGCCGCGCAGCTGGCCGCCGATGCCGGGGTGCACATCGAGACGGTCGGCATCGGCACCGCCGAGGGCACCACCATCGAGGTCGACGGCTACCAGGTCGCCACCGCCCTGGACGAGCAGACCCTGGCGGGCGTCGCCGCGATCACCGGCGGCTCGTACCACCCGGCCGCCGACGCGCAGGCGCTGCACGACCTGTCCGACGCGATCGACCTGCGCGTGTCCACCCATCCCGAACAGGTGGAACTCACCGCCCTGCTCGCCGGGGCGGCGCTGCTGCTGCTCCTGGCCGGGGCACTGCTGATGATCCGCTGGCACGGAAGGATCGTCTGATGGCCCTCACCTGGCCCTGGGCCCTGGCCGCGCTGCTGGCCGTGCCGCTGCTGCTGCTCGCCCGGTGGCTGCTGCGGCGACGGCGCAAGAAGCTGGCCGTACGCGTGTCCAGCCTCGCCCTCATCCGCGCGGCCGTGCCCGGCCCGTCGGCGTGGCGGCGCCGCATCCCGGTGCTGCTGTTCCTGACGGCGCTGGCCGCCCTCGGCGTCGGCGTGGCCCGCCCGCACGCCTCGATGCTGGTGCCGACCAGTTCCACGTCGATCGTGCTGGCCATCGACGTGTCGCAGTCGATGTGCTCCACCGACGTGCCGCCCAACCGGATCACCGCGGCCCGCGCGGCCGCCCGCGAGTTCGTCCTCGCCCAGGACGACGGCACCCGGATCGGGCTGGTCGCCTTCTCCGGCATCTCCGGCCTGCTGGTCGAGCCGACCGCCGACAAGCAGGTGCTGCTCGACGCGATCGACAGCCTGCGCACCTCGCGCGGCACCGCCATCGGGCAGGCGATCCTGACCTCCATCGACGCCATCGCCGAGATCAATCCCGAGGTGCTGCCCACCGGGGTGGACCTGCCCGACCCCGGTGACGTCGCCGGACAGTACGCCCCGGACACCATCGTGGTGCTCACCGACGGCGCCAACACCCAGGGCGTCACCCCGCAGACCGCCGCCGAGCAGGCCAAGGCCCGGCGGCTGCGGATCTACACCATCGGCTTCGGCACCACCGACCCGGCGCCGATCGTGTGCAGCGTCGACCAGATCGACCAGGGCACCATCATCCGGCCGCCGGACGGGCGGTTCGGGGGTGGCGGCGGGCGGCGGGCCCAGCTCATCGACGAGGAGACGCTGACGGCCGTCGCCGACGCCACCGGCGGCGAGTACTACCGGGCCGAGGACGCCGAGCAGCTCGGCAAGGTGCTCGGGGATCTGCCGGACACGATCATCACCCAGCGCCGCGACGTCGAGCTGACCGTGTGGTTCGTGCTGTTCGGCGCGCTGCTGGCCTTCGCCGCCGTCGGCCTGTCCCTACGCTGGAACCGGACCTGAGGCACGAGGCAGGCTGCTGACCACGCGGATGACAGCAGGGTGTCCGGAACCACGATGAAGGGAAGCCACCCGCCGCGAACACCGCAGCAGGCGGGTGGCACCTTCGGCCGGTTCAGCTCCGGGCTGCCTCATGAAGTGCGAGCAACATCCGGTCGTACGAGTCGGCGATCGGTCGGACGCCACCGATGGGGAAGCCCACCGCGAGCGGTCGGCGCAGTCGACCAATCGGTCTAGGCGGACTCAGCATCTCCAATACGCGAGTAGAGCAGCGAGTCTCGCCAGGTGCCATTCGTGAAGACATGGTCTCGCATGCGGCCCTCGTACTCGAAGCCCAAGCGATCTAACAATGCCTGTGACGCGACGTTGGCAGGCCCGCATGCCGCCTGGATTCTGTGCAAGCCGAGTGCGCCGAAGCCGAACTTGAGCATCAGCTGAGCGGCCTCTGCGGTGTAGCCCTGACGCCAGCGATCCTTCCGAATCGCATAGCCCAGCTCCCCGCTGCGGTGGCCACCGATCCCGATGCGGATGAAGCCGATCAGTTCGTCGGTCTGCCTGTCCGCGATGGCGAGGTAGTAGTCCGGTCGTGGATCGGTCTTTGCGCGTGCGATGTCGGCGGTAAGGCGTTCGGCCTGCTGTTCGCGGGTGCGGGTGTCGAAGCTGAGCGCAACGGTCACATCCGGATCACCGACGACGGCCATGGAGGCATCGAGGTCGCGTTCCTTGAACTCACGCAGGCCGATCCGCTCGCCCTGAATCAGGACTGGGTACACAGGCTGACTCTATCCAGTCGCCGGTCAGACGATCAGCGCAGCCGCAGGGCGCTAGCCACGCGGGCAAGCGCAGTTCGTGCCTCGGACACCACCCGCCTGCGTGACGCAGCGAGCGGGTGGCTCCTCGGCCGGGTCAGCTCCGCGCCGCCTCCTGAAGGGCAAGCAACATCCCGTCGTATGTCGGCGAGTCGGCGAACGGGCGGACGCCACCGAGGCGCTGCCATCCCCACGACAGATACGCGGTCTTGGCAGGCGTGTTGTCTGGGTCGACCAGGAGCGTGGCGCGCGCCTCTGTGCGGTCGCGCAGGAAGGCGTCGTGAAGCAGGCGGGCGTAGCCGCGTCGCCGGAACGGCTCCCTGACCATGATTTCGCAGATGGCGACGGTGCGTGTGCCGTCCTCGGTCACCAGCTCGGGGTCGACGTCGTCCTGTAACCCGCTCCACCAGCCGGAACCAGACGGGAGCCGGAAGCCGAGGGCGTAGCCCACCAGCTCGTCGTCGAGGTGGCCCATGACGAGGCTGAACCCG is a window from the Catellatospora sp. TT07R-123 genome containing:
- a CDS encoding MoxR family ATPase, with the protein product MNAAAPGPTTVEQVLYEVKKVIVGQDLLLERLLVALLARGHILVEGVPGLAKTLAVKSLAEAVGGQFQRVQFTPDLVPADIVGTRIYHQHSGDFQVSLGPVFTNLLLADEINRAPAKVQSALLEVMQEHQVTIGRETHRVPEPFLVLATQNPIESDGTYPLPEAQVDRFMMKIIVGYPNPTEEFVIVERALGATAAIQAITGPEQLIALQQQADRVYIDPSLIEYAVRLTNATREPALVGLGDLARYVTFGASPRASINLVLAARALAFIRGRDYALAQDLLDLAPDVLRHRLILSYEALADEVSADWLLDRILAALPQPVLALQGR
- a CDS encoding DUF58 domain-containing protein, with product MGGATIGAGPPGASDRLLRRLEWQVLRRLDGRVQGAHRTLWRGVGIDVADLREYTPEDDVRHIDWNVTARLDEPYVRRYTEDRDLTAWLVLDRSASMRVGAAEHGKDTVLRDLAVCLARLFTGQGNPVGAVLFDNASQRIIPPRTGRTQALRLAHEIGRAAPPPGATTDLAAMLRLAATTARRRSLVLVLSDFIGDPGWERALAMLAHRHEVVAVRIVDPAELELPDLGLVLVEDAETGEQLMLDTGDPLLRQRFAEQAQARESGLDAALRRGTAAAHRVTTDEDLVTALIDMVWRTKRRRR
- a CDS encoding VWA domain-containing protein → MANEAQAPMTIMYPLLAVAAALLTAAAMVAYVHVQRRRAAARRTGGYGLAAPGRRAGLRRHLPYALFLAALPLLLTALARPSAELPIPHLSSTVVLVLDVSNSMAATDVTPSRLAAAQAAATDFVQAQPDTVDVGVVIFGQGGLITLPPSDRHDAAVYAISRLTTSGGTSLTQAILTALGAIVGRPVALPPPDTAAPDLGYWGSATIVLFSDGQDTPGPGTDVASAAQLAADAGVHIETVGIGTAEGTTIEVDGYQVATALDEQTLAGVAAITGGSYHPAADAQALHDLSDAIDLRVSTHPEQVELTALLAGAALLLLLAGALLMIRWHGRIV
- a CDS encoding VWA domain-containing protein, coding for MALTWPWALAALLAVPLLLLARWLLRRRRKKLAVRVSSLALIRAAVPGPSAWRRRIPVLLFLTALAALGVGVARPHASMLVPTSSTSIVLAIDVSQSMCSTDVPPNRITAARAAAREFVLAQDDGTRIGLVAFSGISGLLVEPTADKQVLLDAIDSLRTSRGTAIGQAILTSIDAIAEINPEVLPTGVDLPDPGDVAGQYAPDTIVVLTDGANTQGVTPQTAAEQAKARRLRIYTIGFGTTDPAPIVCSVDQIDQGTIIRPPDGRFGGGGGRRAQLIDEETLTAVADATGGEYYRAEDAEQLGKVLGDLPDTIITQRRDVELTVWFVLFGALLAFAAVGLSLRWNRT
- a CDS encoding GNAT family N-acetyltransferase, with product MYPVLIQGERIGLREFKERDLDASMAVVGDPDVTVALSFDTRTREQQAERLTADIARAKTDPRPDYYLAIADRQTDELIGFIRIGIGGHRSGELGYAIRKDRWRQGYTAEAAQLMLKFGFGALGLHRIQAACGPANVASQALLDRLGFEYEGRMRDHVFTNGTWRDSLLYSRIGDAESA
- a CDS encoding GNAT family N-acetyltransferase; the protein is MSQYPDLRITTHDAAGLAANMDAVLATFAEVYVHEVATDPFYSLPRYQERLNAYASRAGFSLVMGHLDDELVGYALGFRLPSGSGWWSGLQDDVDPELVTEDGTRTVAICEIMVREPFRRRGYARLLHDAFLRDRTEARATLLVDPDNTPAKTAYLSWGWQRLGGVRPFADSPTYDGMLLALQEAARS